From a single Herbiconiux sp. SALV-R1 genomic region:
- a CDS encoding ABC transporter permease yields MSKLRQLALGNVPIILLVVVFVIFSLLDPRFFDLQTLGNIARSTAYIGIVAVGMTLVLMTAGIDLSVGSMLYLVAVVVGQIINTAAIPVFVVPLLAIGVGLVLGAVNGFAISFLRVIPFIVTLAMLTVFRGIGLGLSDSREVNYPDVIGALGSQPILGIPLPVWIFAIVVLVAHIVVTRTPFGRQLLATGEDRAAAERAGIPVRRILFTVYVIAGGLTGLASFVAMTQLRTAAPGFGSGDEFDAIAAAVLGGTSLFGGRGSVFPGTVVGALLIQLIQTGLQFLQVDLYVTPMIQAGIILLAVFVDALRTGRLEKLTRRVVMSERTEELTP; encoded by the coding sequence ATGTCGAAGCTCCGCCAACTCGCCCTCGGCAACGTGCCGATCATCCTGCTCGTCGTCGTGTTCGTCATCTTCTCGCTGCTCGACCCGCGCTTCTTCGACCTGCAGACGCTCGGCAACATCGCCCGCAGCACGGCCTACATCGGCATCGTGGCGGTGGGCATGACGCTCGTGCTCATGACGGCGGGCATCGACCTCTCCGTGGGTTCGATGCTCTACCTGGTCGCCGTCGTCGTCGGTCAGATCATCAACACCGCGGCCATCCCGGTGTTCGTGGTGCCGCTGCTCGCCATCGGTGTCGGCCTCGTGCTCGGCGCGGTGAACGGCTTCGCCATCTCCTTCCTCCGCGTCATCCCGTTCATCGTCACCCTCGCGATGCTCACGGTCTTCCGCGGCATCGGGCTCGGGCTCTCCGACTCGCGCGAAGTCAACTACCCCGACGTCATCGGGGCGCTCGGCTCGCAGCCGATCCTCGGCATCCCGCTGCCGGTGTGGATCTTCGCGATCGTCGTGCTCGTGGCCCACATCGTGGTGACCCGCACGCCGTTCGGGCGGCAGCTGCTCGCGACGGGCGAAGACCGCGCGGCGGCCGAGCGTGCGGGCATCCCGGTGCGGCGCATCCTGTTCACCGTCTACGTCATCGCGGGCGGGCTCACCGGTCTCGCCAGCTTCGTGGCCATGACGCAGTTGCGCACGGCCGCTCCCGGCTTCGGGTCGGGCGACGAGTTCGACGCCATCGCGGCGGCGGTGCTGGGTGGCACGAGTCTCTTCGGTGGTCGGGGCTCGGTGTTCCCGGGCACGGTGGTGGGCGCGCTGCTCATCCAGCTCATCCAGACGGGGCTGCAGTTCCTGCAGGTCGACCTCTACGTCACGCCGATGATCCAGGCGGGCATCATCCTGCTCGCCGTGTTCGTCGACGCACTGCGCACGGGCCGGCTCGAGAAGCTCACGCGGCGCGTGGTGATGTCGGAGCGCACCGAGGAGCTGACACCGTGA
- a CDS encoding sugar ABC transporter ATP-binding protein encodes MTEPRLRIDDVSHSFYGVTVNKHLSLELGAGEVLGLVGENGAGKSTLMNIVGGVLQPDSGSLWVDGERYEPRSPAEARKVGIAHVHQELNLFAPLTVADNMFLTGYPRRLGVFTDKRAARARAREALALMDLPFSPSALVEDLSPGQRQMLEIAKAAVGDPKLVILDEPTTSLTSRETARLFELIGQLTERGTSIIYVSHILEDIKRLSDRIAIMRDGALVDVRPEAELPVSEVITLMVGRSLDNRFPSREGHAERTPVLEVSDLSAKGVVDGIDLTVHSGEVVGLFGLMGAGRTELARMVYGLDPVDRGTVTIDGTDLSQRSTRSRIARGLSFVTEDRRGEGLLMDFSVITNAALPSLKRWAGGVLGPIRRRAVARDVAEVTSGLRLKSADLDRSPVRSLSGGNQQKVVLAKWLLTKPRVFILDEPTRGVDVGAQYEVYRTTLELADQGTAVLVISSELPELIGICDRILVMRMGRLVGEFDRSQFDARRILGAAFGESGTAAATDGPAAAPTPVPSDQEAAR; translated from the coding sequence ATGACCGAACCGCGCCTGCGCATCGACGACGTCTCGCACAGCTTCTACGGCGTCACCGTCAACAAGCACCTGAGCCTCGAGCTCGGCGCCGGCGAGGTGCTCGGCCTCGTGGGCGAGAACGGCGCGGGCAAGAGCACCCTCATGAACATCGTCGGGGGTGTGCTGCAGCCCGACTCCGGCTCGCTCTGGGTCGACGGCGAACGCTACGAACCGCGCAGCCCGGCCGAGGCCCGCAAGGTGGGCATCGCCCACGTGCACCAGGAGCTCAACCTGTTCGCGCCGCTCACGGTCGCCGACAACATGTTCCTCACCGGCTACCCGCGCCGGCTCGGCGTCTTCACCGACAAGCGCGCCGCCCGGGCCAGGGCGCGGGAGGCGCTCGCCCTGATGGACCTGCCGTTCTCGCCGTCGGCCCTCGTCGAAGACCTGAGCCCCGGCCAGCGGCAGATGCTCGAGATCGCCAAGGCGGCGGTCGGCGACCCGAAGCTCGTCATCCTCGACGAGCCCACCACCTCGCTCACCTCGCGCGAGACCGCGCGGCTGTTCGAGCTGATCGGGCAGCTCACCGAGCGCGGCACCTCGATCATCTACGTCTCCCACATCCTCGAAGACATCAAGCGGCTCTCCGATCGCATCGCGATCATGCGCGACGGAGCCCTCGTCGACGTGCGGCCCGAGGCCGAACTGCCGGTGAGCGAGGTGATCACCCTGATGGTCGGCCGCAGCCTCGACAACCGCTTCCCCTCCCGCGAGGGGCACGCCGAGCGCACGCCCGTGCTCGAGGTCTCCGACCTCTCGGCGAAGGGCGTCGTCGACGGCATCGACCTCACCGTGCACTCCGGCGAGGTCGTGGGCCTGTTCGGCCTCATGGGCGCCGGCCGCACCGAGCTGGCCAGGATGGTCTACGGGCTCGACCCGGTCGACCGCGGCACGGTCACCATCGACGGAACCGACCTCTCGCAGCGCTCCACCCGGTCGCGCATCGCACGCGGGCTCTCCTTCGTCACCGAAGACCGCCGCGGCGAAGGGCTCCTCATGGACTTCTCCGTCATCACGAACGCCGCACTTCCCTCGCTGAAGCGCTGGGCGGGCGGGGTGCTCGGCCCCATCAGGCGCCGTGCGGTGGCCCGCGATGTCGCCGAGGTGACCAGCGGACTGCGGCTGAAGTCGGCCGACCTCGACCGTTCGCCGGTGCGCTCGCTCTCGGGCGGCAACCAGCAGAAGGTCGTGCTGGCCAAGTGGCTGCTCACGAAGCCGCGCGTGTTCATCCTCGACGAACCCACCCGTGGGGTCGACGTGGGGGCGCAGTACGAGGTGTACCGCACCACGCTGGAGCTCGCCGACCAGGGCACCGCGGTGCTCGTCATCTCGTCGGAGCTGCCGGAGCTGATCGGCATCTGCGACCGCATCCTGGTGATGCGGATGGGGCGGCTGGTCGGCGAGTTCGACCGCTCGCAGTTCGACGCCCGCCGCATCCTCGGCGCCGCCTTCGGCGAGTCGGGCACGGCGGCTGCCACCGACGGGCCGGCCGCCGCCCCCACCCCCGTTCCCTCTGACCAGGAAGCAGCACGCTGA
- a CDS encoding ABC transporter permease, translating into MTAAPPVESAPAAPPPPGAAARARRGAVLRRLFAGEGFVAILIVVYIVAMAPFAQGLLSERNALNVLSNFWPLAIIVIGQTFVLVLAGIDLAQSAIINLTNTVGALLVTQALEPSLFDKSALWGSVVGPDGGPLGGGGGIALAVVLMVVIGAVLGTVNGLLIARLKMPPFMVTLGTMLLFSAVAVWLTRSENVPNLPEEYIAIGQGRIWGALTVPAIIAVVLGVAAHFVLSKTPFGAWLYAAGTSRDTAIISGVPYRRVVVLAYALSGVFATIGGVLYSTRLEAGRPTLADDLLLDVIGAAVIGGVSLFGGKGSVLGAALGALFFVVLSNSLNLLNLPFTVVFIVKGLVIVAAALLDVVRNRILGGTR; encoded by the coding sequence GTGACCGCTGCACCACCCGTCGAGAGCGCCCCCGCCGCGCCACCGCCGCCCGGCGCCGCCGCCCGGGCGAGGCGCGGGGCCGTGCTCCGCCGTCTCTTCGCCGGCGAAGGCTTCGTCGCCATCCTCATCGTCGTCTACATCGTCGCCATGGCACCCTTCGCCCAGGGCCTCCTCTCGGAGCGCAACGCCCTCAACGTGCTGTCGAACTTCTGGCCGCTGGCCATCATCGTCATCGGGCAGACCTTCGTGCTCGTGCTCGCCGGCATCGACCTGGCCCAGTCGGCCATCATCAACCTCACCAACACCGTCGGCGCCCTGCTCGTGACGCAGGCGCTGGAACCCTCGCTCTTCGACAAGTCGGCCCTCTGGGGCTCCGTGGTGGGGCCGGATGGCGGACCACTCGGCGGGGGCGGTGGCATCGCGCTCGCCGTCGTGCTCATGGTCGTCATCGGCGCGGTGCTCGGCACCGTGAACGGCCTGCTCATCGCGCGGCTCAAGATGCCGCCGTTCATGGTGACGCTCGGCACCATGCTGCTGTTCAGCGCCGTCGCCGTGTGGCTCACCCGCAGCGAGAACGTGCCCAACCTGCCGGAGGAGTACATCGCGATCGGCCAGGGCCGCATCTGGGGCGCCCTCACCGTTCCGGCGATCATCGCCGTGGTGCTCGGCGTCGCCGCCCACTTCGTGCTGAGCAAGACGCCGTTCGGCGCCTGGCTCTACGCCGCGGGCACCAGCCGCGACACCGCCATCATCTCGGGCGTGCCCTACCGCCGGGTCGTCGTGCTCGCCTACGCGCTTTCCGGTGTGTTCGCCACGATCGGCGGCGTGCTCTACTCCACCAGGCTCGAGGCCGGCCGGCCCACGCTCGCCGACGACCTCCTGCTCGACGTCATCGGCGCGGCGGTCATCGGCGGTGTCTCGCTGTTCGGCGGCAAGGGCTCCGTGCTCGGCGCCGCCCTCGGGGCCCTGTTCTTCGTCGTGCTGTCGAACAGCCTCAATCTGCTCAACCTGCCGTTCACCGTCGTCTTCATCGTCAAGGGCCTCGTCATCGTGGCGGCGGCGCTGCTCGACGTGGTGCGCAACCGCATCCTGGGAGGCACACGATGA
- a CDS encoding sugar ABC transporter substrate-binding protein has translation MTRFRTAMAGVAALALVTTLSACGTTTGGGGTSTGAATEDISVEVGADLSGKRICFGFSGSETEFWAAGIKSISDSLKAANATVIEHNSNEDPNRQLEQVRDCITQGVDGIVVIPEDGSSANTIIKEANDADIPIGIFNRPPATEDGAAIVAVADNRDVAAQTTQYLADEAAKLGRKVQPLIMVGNLSDQNAVERRNGFYEVIDANPDLFLTPIEVQTNWDAATGQANLQAAVQANPDIDVLFTSSDFLFPQIQAVLEPLGKWKPVGEEGHVLMGGLDGDNRACGLIRDGYVDATGVQDLFYEASSLLEALGTAIADGETDPDDTIVDPGFALTSANFDEREKDMWGCVITPPSS, from the coding sequence GTGACACGATTCCGCACTGCGATGGCAGGGGTAGCAGCCCTCGCCCTCGTCACCACTCTCAGCGCCTGCGGCACCACCACCGGCGGAGGCGGCACCAGCACCGGCGCCGCCACCGAAGACATCAGCGTCGAGGTCGGCGCCGACCTCAGCGGCAAGCGCATCTGCTTCGGCTTCTCCGGCAGCGAGACCGAGTTCTGGGCGGCGGGCATCAAGTCGATCAGCGACTCGCTGAAGGCCGCCAACGCCACCGTCATCGAGCACAACTCGAACGAAGACCCCAACCGTCAGCTCGAGCAGGTGCGCGACTGCATCACGCAGGGCGTCGACGGCATCGTCGTGATCCCCGAGGACGGCTCGAGCGCGAACACGATCATCAAGGAGGCGAACGACGCCGACATCCCGATCGGCATCTTCAACCGGCCGCCGGCCACCGAGGACGGTGCAGCGATCGTCGCGGTCGCCGACAACCGCGACGTCGCCGCCCAGACCACGCAGTACCTCGCCGACGAGGCGGCGAAGCTCGGCCGCAAGGTGCAGCCGCTCATCATGGTGGGCAACCTCAGCGACCAGAACGCCGTCGAGCGCCGCAACGGCTTCTACGAGGTGATCGACGCGAACCCCGACCTGTTCCTCACCCCCATCGAGGTGCAGACCAACTGGGATGCAGCGACCGGCCAGGCGAACCTGCAGGCCGCCGTCCAGGCCAACCCCGACATCGACGTGCTGTTCACCTCGAGCGACTTCCTGTTCCCGCAGATCCAGGCGGTGCTGGAGCCCCTCGGCAAGTGGAAGCCGGTCGGTGAGGAAGGGCACGTGCTGATGGGCGGCCTCGACGGAGACAACCGCGCCTGCGGCCTCATCCGCGACGGCTACGTCGACGCCACCGGTGTGCAAGACCTGTTCTACGAGGCCTCCTCCCTGCTCGAGGCCCTCGGCACCGCGATCGCCGACGGCGAGACCGACCCCGACGACACCATCGTCGACCCCGGCTTCGCGCTCACCTCGGCGAACTTCGACGAGCGCGAGAAGGACATGTGGGGCTGCGTCATCACGCCCCCGAGCAGCTGA
- a CDS encoding FadR/GntR family transcriptional regulator, whose translation MAEFVPLMRQPSLAVRVTEELLEAIAAGRFRPGERLPSERDMSDQFGVSRTVIREAVRGLHAKGVLEITTGKGVQIATVSSSRVTEALELYLRGAQSQEIIKPVHIAEVRETLETRLVEIACERATADDLAAIEREHELMSAAADPETAARHDAEFHRLLAVATHNALYLTLVESINATMRTIRANSFTVEGRLAVALEEHEAVLNAVRARDAAASREAMQRHLDDSQKFYGRGSGATS comes from the coding sequence ATGGCAGAGTTCGTGCCCCTGATGCGGCAGCCGTCGCTCGCGGTGCGCGTCACCGAGGAGTTGCTCGAGGCGATCGCCGCGGGTCGCTTCCGGCCCGGTGAGCGGCTTCCGAGCGAACGCGACATGAGCGACCAGTTCGGGGTGTCGCGCACGGTCATCCGCGAGGCGGTTCGTGGGCTCCACGCCAAGGGCGTGCTCGAGATCACCACGGGCAAGGGCGTGCAGATCGCCACCGTCTCGTCGAGCAGGGTCACCGAGGCGCTCGAGCTGTACCTGCGCGGGGCGCAGTCGCAGGAGATCATCAAGCCGGTGCACATCGCCGAGGTGCGCGAGACGCTCGAGACCAGGCTGGTGGAGATCGCGTGCGAGCGCGCCACCGCCGACGACCTCGCGGCCATCGAGCGCGAGCACGAGCTCATGTCGGCGGCCGCCGACCCCGAGACGGCGGCACGGCACGACGCCGAGTTCCACCGGCTGCTCGCGGTCGCCACCCACAACGCGCTCTACCTCACCCTGGTCGAGTCGATCAACGCGACGATGCGCACCATCCGTGCGAACAGCTTCACCGTGGAGGGCCGGCTCGCCGTCGCCCTCGAGGAGCACGAGGCCGTGCTGAACGCCGTGCGAGCCCGCGACGCGGCAGCGAGCCGGGAGGCCATGCAGCGGCACCTCGACGACTCGCAGAAGTTCTACGGTCGGGGTTCGGGGGCGACTTCGTGA